A part of Gallus gallus isolate bGalGal1 chromosome 26, bGalGal1.mat.broiler.GRCg7b, whole genome shotgun sequence genomic DNA contains:
- the PIGR gene encoding polymeric immunoglobulin receptor precursor, with amino-acid sequence MTLLAFILLLSFLPAESAKSRYPPKTSLNPVFGPQQVYGLIDGSVSIKCFYPPTTVNRHDRKYWCRESSRSCLTVVSTSGYRARGYQGRVTIVDFPEQGIMLVNISQLTLADQGTYQCGIGLNGKGLSNRVSLDISEGPNIPEEAELFYVELQGSVSMACDFGEDYASTRKFLCKMEKSGCRNIIDTYGKIDSDFQGRILLSNENTEGAFSVMITQVDWEDAGLYLCGVGSYGEYGETKELDLHVYEGTKAAQGKHTIFGVKGSSATIDCHYDPTKNYSLKYLCKWRTTGCARIIDNTGFLPGPYEGRVAMFDNPKNGTFSIVLNQLSSRDEGFYWCMTDDHRERRTSKELKIVEGECGLTGKEEVQAEVGSRVDLTCSYPCKYYSYEKYWCKWSRDGCTPLTSSDQSHPGLDVSCDTANKTLILSLDPVTVEDQGWYWCGVKHNGHYGETMAVSLQVDGGKAANISPELLDLEASNAAAAPDEAVPQGRANSDAGVQRAAASESSEQSSGSSTLALILGPIGAALLVLAAAFAVFKYRQIRRSDLVSVGSYRTNISMSDFENAREYGANDNVCMKQSQETQLGGDEFVTTTANTESTAETKKAKRGSKEDADLAYSASLLTPSTTTQSPAGDSTAPAEAPPLWGGSV; translated from the exons ATGACTTTACTGGCATTCAtcctcctgctctccttcctcccagctGAATCTGCAAAAAGTAGATATCCTCCCAAAACAA GCTTAAACCCAGTGTTTGGACCGCAGCAGGTGTACGGCCTGATCGATGGCTCCGTTAGCATCAAGTGCTTCTACCCTCCCACCACAGTGAACAGACACGATAGGAAGTACTGGTGCAGGGAATCCTCCAGGAGTTGCTTGACTGTAGTATCCACCAGCGGGTACAGAGCACGGGGCTACCAGGGGAGAGTCACCATCGTCGACTTCCCAGAGCAGGGCATCATGCTGGTCAACATCTCACAGCTGACCCTGGCAGACCAGGGCACCTACCAGTGCGGCATCGGACTCAATGGCAAAGGGCTCTCCAACAGGGTCAGCCTGGACATTTCTGAAG GTCCAAACATACCCGAAGAAGCTGAGCTCTTCTACGTGGAGCTGCAGGGCTCCGTGAGCATGGCCTGTGACTTCGGGGAGGATTATGCCAGCACGAGGAAGTTCTTGTGCAAGATGGAGAAGAGCGGCTGCCGCAACATCATCGACACGTATGGGAAAATAGATTCGGATTTCCAAGGGAGAATCCTGCTGAGCAATGAGAACACAGAGGGCGCGTTCAGCGTCATGATCACCCAGGTGGACTGGGAAGATGCTGGCCTGTACCTGTGTGGGGTTGGCTCCTATGGAGAGTATGGAGAAACGAAGGAGCTGGATCTGCACGTCTACGAGG GGACAAAAGCTGCACAAGGAAAGCACACAATATTTGGAGTAAAAGGAAGTTCAGCAACTATTGATTGCCACTACGACCCGACCAAGAATTACTCGCTGAAGTATTTGTGCAAATGGAGAACGACGGGCTGTGCTCGGATCATAGATAACACCGGCTTCTTGCCGGGCCCTTATGAAGGACGAGTGGCCATGTTTGACAACCCAAAGAACGGCACATTCAGCATCGTCCTGAaccagctgagcagcagagatgagggCTTCTACTGGTGCATGACGGATGATCACAGGGAGAGGAGAACATCAAAGGAGCTGAAGATCGTAGAAG GAGAGTGTGGATTAACGGGAAAGGAGGAAGTGCAGGCAGAAGTGGGTTCACGGGTGGACTTAACGTGCTCCTACCCATGCAAGTACTACTCCTACGAGAAGTACTGGTGCAAGTGGAGCAGAGATGGCTGCACCCCACTGACCTCTTCTGACCAAAGCCACCCAGGGCTGGATGTCAGCTGTGATACTGCCAACAAAACACTCATCCTGAGCCTCGACCCTGTGACAGTGGAGGACCAGGGCTGGTATTGGTGTGGGGTGAAGCACAATGGCCACTACGGGGAGACCATGGCAGTGTCTCTGCAGGTGGATGGAG GGAAAGCTGCCAACATCAGCCCGGAGCTCCTGGATCTGGAAGCcagcaatgctgctgctgctcctgatgAGGCCGTTCCGCAGGGCAGAGCCAACAGCGATGCTGGGGTGCAAAGGGCAGCTGCCTCAGAAAG ctCTGAGCAAAGCTCTGGCTCCAGCACTCTTGCTTTAATCCTGGGCCCCATTGGTGCAGCGCTCTTGGTCCTTGCTGCAGCTTTTGCTGTCTTTAAATACCGTCAGATCAGGCGATCAG ATCTGGTGTCAGTGGGCAGCTACAGGACCAACATCAGCATGTCAGACTTTGAGAATGCAAGGGAATACGGAGCAAACGACAACGTCTGCATGAAGCAGAGCCAGGAGACCCAGCTGGGAGGGGATG AATTTGTCACCACCACAGCCAACACTGAAAGCACCGCTGAGACAAAGAAGGCAAAACGG ggctCCAAGGAGGATGCTGACCTCGCCTACTCTGCCTCGCTCCTcacccccagcaccaccacccaGAGCCCTGCGGGGGACAGCACAGCCCCGGCTGAAGCCCCCCCCCTGTGGGGTGGCTCGGTGTGA
- the LOC107055197 gene encoding interleukin-20-like — protein MLGSRVLLCLCSMTCCLTMLPAAGNTILHFGPCRISMSMSEIRAGFTAIKTNIQARDPIRTLSILSHPHSLHRVQPSDKCCIVHKVFNFYVDKVFKHCQTENSYINRKISSIANSFLSIKRKLEQCHDENKCLCGQEPTERFKQILVNYEGLNVTSAAMKSLGELDILLDWMEKSP, from the exons ATGCTGGGCTCCcgtgtgctgctctgcctctgctccatGACCTGCTGCCTCACCATGCTGCCGGCAGCCGGGAACACGATCCTCCACTTTGGCCCCTGTAGGATTTCAATGAGCATGAGTGAGATCAGGGCTGGCTTCACTGCCATCAAAACCAACATC CAAGCCCGGGACCCCATCAGGACGCTGAGCATCCTGTCCCACCCACACTCTCTGCATAGGGTCCAG CCTTCAGATAAATGCTGCATCGTCCACAAAGTCTTCAACTTCTACGTGGACAAAGTCTTCAAGCACTGCCAGACTGAGAATTCCTACATCAACCGAAAGATCAGCAGCATTGCCAACTCCTTCCTCAGCATCAAAAGGAAACTCGAGCAATGT catGATGAAAATAAGTGCTTGTGTGGACAGGAACCCACGGAGAGATTTAAGCAGATCCTTGTGAACTACGAAGGG CTGAACGTCACATCAGCAGCAATGAAATCCCTGGGTGAGCTGGACATCCTGCTGGACTGGATGGAGAAATCCCCATAG
- the C1orf116 gene encoding specifically androgen-regulated gene protein, which translates to MPGKDLGLGMAACNSDSCDSMVSTTSNHSQRSDNSYDYLSVEEKECLMFLEETIGSLDAGADSGVSTDETDYAEASRLPRARLKRDSAPQDLENRAPPGSTAQQHAADQKGTEGSSSFPSSAPATAPNPGYHSLPRNITAANAHLANRADGKTDTHTMQDPVLPGKSPQELGKEGRLSQANMRREVRSLIIPPPAPFQDNQESRAEQPQSNSSDARKENTEESWTQPRPALGMVAVPGPTALPHREIGRESAVLPQGQQEHPAAQEVPQDPNTKRGPPTAPKPRKLPPNIILRTSKPSSVPLGAEPGHKVKVPPPSPAGSAGDTAAEKQNSGQLDPKEREKARREALEKLGLPQDLQEPCARPGPVPPPCDQARAAPSTAPAGRAMNFKSNTLERSGVGLGSCMAKEPGVKGSGSLGKMSFIERLAPSFLRSSRPRPASLGAGKDFAALKEPIEVEKSSKRRSSPLPSFPQPPRSCVSVKISPKGSTEEHRREALRKLGLLKE; encoded by the exons ATGCCTGGGAAGGACCTGGGGCTGGGCATGGCTGCCTGCAACTCAGACAGCTGTGACAGCATGGTCAGCACAACCTCCAACCACTCGCAGCGG aGCGATAACAGCTATGACTATTTATCTGTGGAAGAGAAGGAGTGCTTGATGTTCTTAGAAGAAACCATTGGCTCGCTGGATGCAGGAGCAGATAGTGGAGTTTCCACTGATGAGACTGACTATGCAGAGGCCTCCCGGCTGCCCAGGGCACGGCTGAAGAGAGACTCTGCTCCCCAGG ATCTGGAGAACAGGGCTCCTCCTggaagcacagctcagcagcatgcAGCCGACCAGAAGGGCACCGAGGGCTCCTCCAGCTTTCCAAGCTCAGCTCCAGCAACGGCACCAAACCCAGGCTACCACAGCCTTCCGAGGAACATCACTGCAGCAAATGCACACCTTGCAAACAGAGCTGATGGCaaaacagacacacacaccATGCAGGATCCGGTGCTACCGGGTAAATCTCCACAGGAGTTGGGCAAGGAGGGCAGACTTAGCCAAGCTAACATGAGAAGAGAGGTGAGATCCCTGATCATCCCACCTCCAGCTCCCTTCCAGGACAACCAGGAAAGCCGTGCAGAGCAGCCACAAAGCAATAGCTCAGatgccagaaaagaaaacacagaggagAGCTGGACACAGCCCCGTCCAGCCctggggatggtggctgtgcccggtcccacagcactgccacacCGAGAGATAGGCCGGGAGAGTGCAGTGCTTCCTCAGGGCCAACaggagcacccagcagcacaggaggtCCCACAGGACCCCAACACCAAGCGTGGgcctcccacagcccccaaaCCACGGAAACTTCCACCAAACATTATCCTGAGAACCAGCAAACCCAGCTCAGTGCCGCTTGGTGCGGAGCCTGGGCACAAGGTGAAGGTACCACCGCCATCACCCGCCGGCTCTGCTGGAGacactgctgcagaaaagcagaattcagGGCAGCTCGACCccaaggagagggagaaggccCGGCGGGAGGCCCTGGAGAAGCTGGGGCTGCCGCAGGACCTGCAGGAGCCCtgcgcccggcccggccctgtGCCACCTCCCTGCGACCAGGCCCGGGCAGCACCGAGCACAGCCCCAGCGGGTCGGGCCATGAACTTCAAATCCAACACCCTGGAGCGCTCCGGCGTGGGGCTGGGCAGCTGCATGGCCAAGGAGCCGGGCGTCAAGGGCAGCGGCTCGCTGGGCAAGATGTCCTTCATCGAGCGGCTGGCACCCAGCTTCCTGCGCAGCAGCAGGCCGCGGCCCGCGTCCCTCGGGGCGGGGAAGGACTTTGCTGCACTGAAAGAGCCCATTGAGGTGGAGAAGAGCAGCAAGAGAAGGTCGAGCCCACTGCCCAGCTTCCCCCAGCCGCCCCGCTCCTGCGTCAGCGTGAAGATCTCCCCCAAGGGCTCGACGGAGGAGCACCGGCGTGAGGCCCTGAGGAAGCTCGGCCTGCTGAAGGAGTAG
- the FCMAR gene encoding high affinity immunoglobulin alpha and immunoglobulin mu Fc receptor produces the protein MGHGCSWAWESLLPSSNSLHAFLELFSSVHPNHNLPSVCSQRHQQKPVSKMRFGSLPSKHSRRADMEVLLLFVSLLQGESPENSAGTKGSCWRFAASHHYGAGQPGLVDLCLWHPIWVGEDSPSTGVSTSLINVLLPSFPKEAASSTLYGPRFLTGAVGGSITHQCFYSITPANKYDRKFWCKRDRDGICYTIISTTNFISKDHMGRVALEDVPQHGTFMVTMTQLKTSDTGTYRCGIGPTNRDLYVSLNLTVSADVGTQRPIELHLGELRGSITIPCPPGDSWGGTRRLWCRVGRSRCILIADTDGYVGKSYEGRICITPQESSGAFKVLINDLRLDDAGLYKCGMGSPADWDSWQLVALQVTTVPAQPRRLKFLHGRLGGSLSLRCHHNPVGSYTTKYLCRWQEASCSLLVDTDGFVHESYKGRIWISNSEQDSGTYTVVMSHLREEDAGWYWCVARNRHREHTTSMKLRIETETFTSQNPSRHNSVNPTSPLRSASKHVVAQRSTTWSTYTMGPTDTTGPTYTTGPTDTTGPTDTTGPTDTTGPTYTTGPTDTTGPTYTMGPRDTTGLTYTMGPTDTTWPAYTTGLRHSTKLAYSMGTSTEGTRPHPPVLSPGTFVTSHSDTYIQSSSDEFPLLSVVIPALVLLIFIITTVLVLTKIKLRKEMGEEGSTLGQTEAVLVRAGLSPTEGQGMEELGSPDNTNGCKAESGRHRWVFSCNWCCKCQLPY, from the exons ATGGGTcatggctgcagctgggcttGGGAATCACTGCTGCCATCCTCAAACTCTCTGCACGCCTTTTTGGAgttattcagctctgtacatcCAAACCACAATCTCCCTTCTGTTTGCTCACAGAGACACCAGCAAAAGCCAGTATCCAAAATGAGATTCGGAAGTTTGCCAAGTAAACATTCGAGAAGGGCAGACATGGAGGTTCTCCTCCTCTTTGTGTCTTTGCTGCAAGGTGAGTCACCAGAAAACTCTGCAGGCACCAAAGGTTCCTGCTGGAGGTTTGCTGCTTCCCATCACTATGGGGCAGGACAGCCAGGGCTGGTGGACCTGTGCCTGTGGCACCCCATTTGGGTTGGGGAAGATTCCCCATCCACAGGGGTGTCCACGTCTCTGATTAATGtgcttcttccctccttccccaaaGAGGCAGCCTCGAGCACCTTGTATGGGCCCAGGTTTTTGACAGGCGCAGTTGGAGGGTCCATCACCCACCAGTGCTTCTACTCCATCACGCCTGCCAACAAGTACGACAGAAAGTTTTGGTGTAAAAGGGACAGAGATGGGATTTGCTACACCATCATCTCCACCACCAACTTCATCTCAAAAGACCACATGGGCCGAGTGGCCCTGGAGGACGTCCCCCAGCATGGCACTTTCATGGTTACAATGACACAGCTGAAGACAAGTGACACGGGGACCTACCGCTGTGGCATTGGCCCCACCAACAGGGACCTCTACGTCAGCCTGAACCTGACAGTGTCAGCAG ATGTGGGCACTCAGAGGCCAATTGAGCTGCACCTCGGGGAGCTCCGTGGCTCCATCACCATCCCCTGCCCACCCGGGGACAGCTGGGGTGGCACCAGGAGGCTATGGTGCAGAGTGGGGAGAAGCAGGTGCATCCTCATTGCTGACACCGATGGCTATGTGGGGAAGAGCTACGAGGGACGGATCTGTATTACCCCCCAGGAGAGCTCTGGAGCATTCAAAGTGCTGATAAATGATTTAAGGTTGGACGATGCAGGGCTGTACAAGTGTGGGATGGGCAGCCCAGCTGACTGGGACAGCTGGCAGCTGGTGGCCCTGCAGGTGACCACAG TCCCTGCCCAGCCCCGGAGGTTGAAGTTTCTGCATGGCAGGCTGGGGGGCTCACTGTCCCTTAGGTGCCACCACAACCCCGTGGGCAGCTACACCACCAAGTACCTGTGCAGGTGGCAGGAGgccagctgctccctgctggtAGACACAGACGGGTTTGTGCACGAGTCCTACAAAGGGCGCATATGGATCAGCAACAGTGAGCAGGACAGTGGGACCTACACCGTGGTGATGAGCCACCTGCGGGAGGAGGACGCGGGGTGGTACTGGTGTGTGGCCAGGAACAGGCACAGGGAGCACACGACCTCCATGAAACTGCGCATCGAGACGG aaaccTTCACTTCACAAAACCCATCAAGGCACAATTCTGTGAACCCCACTTCGCCGTTAAGGTCAGCTTCCAAACATGTAGTGGCACAGAGGAGCACCACATGGTCAACATACACCATGGGACCAACAGACACCACTGGGCCAACATACACCACGGGACCAACAGACACCACTGGGCCAACAGACACCACGGGACCAACAGACACCACTGGGCCAACATACACCACGGGACCAACAGACACCACTGGGCCAACATATACCATGGGACCAAGAGACACCACTGGGCTGACATACACCATGGGGCCAACAGACACCACATGGCCAGCATACACAACTGGGCTGAGACACAGCACAAAGTTGGCATACAGCATGGGCACCAGCACTGAGGGCACCAGACCCCATCCACCAGTTCTCTCCCCTGGCACCTTTGTGACTTCCCACAGTGACACCTACATCCAGAG CTCATCGGATGAattccctctgctctctgttgTGATACCAGCTCTGGTTTTGCTGATTTTCATCATTACCACTGTTCTTGTTCTTACCAAAATAAAGCTTCGTAAGGAGATGG gagaagaaggaagcaCCCTGGGACAGACAGAAGCTGTGCTGGTGCGGGCTGGGCTGAGTCCCACAGAAGGACAAGGGATGGAGGAGCTCGGCAGCCCAGACAACACCAATGGATGCAAGGCAGAGTCGGGCAGACATCGGTGGGTGTTTTCTTGCAACTGGTGCTGCAAATGCCAGCTGCCTTACTAG